In Candidatus Acetothermia bacterium, the following are encoded in one genomic region:
- the rnhB gene encoding ribonuclease HII, which yields MPRVLGIDEAGRGAVLGPLVVAGIVVDEERLPFLAELGARDSKRVARPRRRALLRELVRAADGARAVVIPAADVDQENLTEIELSAAARLIVALHPDRTVLDTPVPPPAIPGFVARLGPRAGIAPQAIVAFPKADRDHPAVAAASLLAKVVRDAFVLALHRHYGDFGWGYPGEAKVRAFLVQWLAHHGRLPPICRTRWRSVPRLLSPELAFPVGPR from the coding sequence GTGCCCCGCGTCCTCGGGATCGACGAGGCCGGCCGGGGCGCAGTGCTCGGCCCCCTTGTGGTGGCCGGGATCGTCGTGGATGAAGAGCGCCTCCCCTTCCTCGCCGAGCTCGGGGCCCGGGATTCCAAGCGGGTGGCGCGCCCCCGCCGCCGCGCTCTCCTGCGGGAGCTTGTCCGCGCCGCGGACGGGGCGCGGGCGGTGGTCATCCCCGCCGCCGACGTGGATCAGGAAAACCTGACCGAGATCGAATTGAGCGCAGCCGCCAGGTTGATCGTGGCCCTGCACCCGGATCGGACCGTACTCGACACACCGGTGCCCCCCCCGGCCATCCCCGGGTTCGTCGCCCGTTTGGGACCCCGCGCCGGGATCGCTCCCCAGGCCATCGTCGCCTTCCCCAAGGCGGACCGGGATCACCCGGCGGTGGCCGCCGCCTCGCTCCTCGCCAAGGTAGTGCGCGACGCGTTCGTGCTTGCCCTCCATCGCCACTACGGGGACTTCGGGTGGGGCTATCCCGGGGAGGCCAAGGTCCGGGCGTTTCTCGTGCAGTGGCTTGCCCACCACGGTCGCCTGCCGCCCATCTGCCGCACCCGCTGGCGTTCCGTGCCGCGGCTGCTTTCCCCGGAGCTTGCCTTCCCAGTGGGGCCGCGGTAA